AACGAATACGCGGACCGCTATCCTCACGAACTCAGCGGAGGGGAGAAACAGCGCGTTTCGATGGTCCGAGCGATGCTCGTGGAGCCCGACCTCGTCCTCGCTGACGAGCCGGTCGCCGCCCAGGATCCGTCCCTCCGGATCAAGCTCATGGATCTGATGCTCGAGTTGCAGGATCTGTTCGACACCGCCTATATTTTTGTGTCCCATAATCTTGAACACGCCCGGTACATGACGTCAAACGGGGGTCGGATTGCAGTCATGTACCTAGGCGAAATCGTTGAGATCGGTCCCGCGAAAGAGGTGCTGGCGAACCCGAAACACCCCTATACGAAGATACTGAAGTGGGCGTCACTGGATATTCACCCCGACGTGGCAAGACGAAAGCTCGAAATGGAGGTCCCGCTGCGGGAGTCATCGACCAAGGACGATGCAGCCACCGCAAGCGGGTGCCGGTTCCACCCGCGGTGTCCGAAAGCGAGGGAGATCTGTTCGGAACAGTCTCCTTTTGGACTTGTGTCGGACAGTAATGGTGCGGATCACGAGGCCGCGTGCTTCCGTGGCGATTCTGATCACGAGTACTGGCGAAGCGATCCTCTCGATCCGGACGGAGAAATCGAAATCTCCGAGTGAAACAACGCGACTGACGAGACGCCATTTCTACCCCTGAGCGGGATACGATCACAACGGTCCATGTCTTAAGTGGAAGGTGGCTCACCCGATGTTGGTTGGACAGGTCACTCTGACGGTCGAGGGTCTGTGGATACAATCGACGGTGCTGGCACTACCAGGAAGCCAGTTCTCGTACCCTATCTGGAGCTCGCGGTATCTTGTGTTGTATCTGTCGTCCGACCTTTTGCTTTCGGCAGCAGTGTCTATAGTAGCCGTTAGAACTTTCTACTCATCAATTGTTGCTGAGTATAGTGGATCATCTCGACGAGATCTCTATCGAAGATCTGAAAAATGCCTCGACAACGTGGAGGGAAAGAAGCCGACACAAGGGATCTTAGTGGCAATAGCGTACAAAACGGCGTCACCCAGACTGAACTAGCCGAGTGGTACGATGTTCAGCGACGAACGATCTATAGTTGACTCAAGTAGATCGATACTGATGAGTTGCTTGGGCAAGCCGTTACTGATGCTCATCGATCTGGGAGAAATCGAAAGACCGCAGAAAAAGAGTAATAACAGTTCGAAGAAACCGTCCACGGATCTCCAGAGGAAGTCGGGCTCGACGCGCCGGCGCTCGTCCAGCAGTATCTCGACGAAACCTA
Above is a genomic segment from Natribaculum luteum containing:
- a CDS encoding ABC transporter ATP-binding protein codes for the protein MSSATDSPLLALDSVEVHFTDETALMEAIPERIKERFGWNEQPVRAVDDVSLDIEDGDVLAIIGESGSGKTTLGKTAIGLEEPTSGSVKYRGYDVQELEDRRRIDDVDYRDVRKNLQIIHQDSDASLNPYRTVMTSLKEPLRRYNPELTHADCRRRILEIFNVVGLTPANEYADRYPHELSGGEKQRVSMVRAMLVEPDLVLADEPVAAQDPSLRIKLMDLMLELQDLFDTAYIFVSHNLEHARYMTSNGGRIAVMYLGEIVEIGPAKEVLANPKHPYTKILKWASLDIHPDVARRKLEMEVPLRESSTKDDAATASGCRFHPRCPKAREICSEQSPFGLVSDSNGADHEAACFRGDSDHEYWRSDPLDPDGEIEISE